The Tripterygium wilfordii isolate XIE 37 chromosome 21, ASM1340144v1, whole genome shotgun sequence genome segment ACTTGTCACAAGTCACAAACTGAAAGAATCCTTTTTGTTTCACGAGCATGGAACTCAAAAAAATTGCTATTTTCACACAAAAAGTGCTACACAGATTTCAATCCAGGCATGGTTGATATAACAGAAGAGGAGAACATTGTTTTGGTTCTTCATCTTTTTGTTTTGCAGCTTCGGGCTACTAGAATGCCAGTCGGTGGACCTGTCATCTCTATCTCACACCTACCATGCAACCGGTAAGAGAAGTGAAGAAGACCCAATGTAGCTGTCACTTTGAAAGTTGCTCTTACGTTGTATTTGACTCTGTTGCTCTGCACCTGCATTCGCAGTTCAGTCGCGAATTTCTGGGGCAAGTAGACCAAGCTTGATATCATATGAACTGATTCCAACCTTGTCTCACCTCGTCTCAGAGTGAAAGGCTGAGAACCTTGAGTTGCTACCAGCTTGTCAGAAAAGTAAAGCTCTATATCAGCATACTTGAATCTCACATCAATCTTCCGGTTCGGGTTGGAAAAGTTGGCAAGGAGGGTGAAGTCACCATTGAAGTACTCCGGTGAGTCAAAGTAGATAGTGCTGAGGATTGCGTTGGGGGTGTCAAACACCGGAATTCTTGGCTTAACGACAAGGAAGGTAATCAAAGTtgctattccaaagaaaatgagaataaGGCTGAAAATTAAACACAggattgcacaaaaccatatgATTGGATTTGTCCGGCGAGGTTGAGGATGCCTAAGTGTTGTTTGCTCTCCTAACTTGTTGATTACAGGATCCGGTGACCTGACTGCTGGACTTAGCTGGTTTCTGGGTTGCTTTGATATGACAATTTGGTTGTGGAAAAGCGGTGTGCCCTGCGTTTCGTTTGGTGACAGAGGCACTGCTGGACTTAGCTGGTTTCTGGGTTGCTTTGATATGACAATTTGGTTGTGGAAAAGCGGTGTGCCCTGCGTTTCATTTGGTGACAGCGGCTGCGGTGAGGAAAGTGGACGCGGCGGTGGACGTGGGAGGGGTAGCATCTTTGGGGAAGATGTAATCaggaaccaaaaacaaaaacagaaaaacccTCTGAAGCCAGTAATGAGGAAGGAAATGGAGATCAAGTTTATTGTTGGTTTAAGTAAACCTGGGAAAGATAAAGAGGAAAGGGGGAGGCTTTTGATTGAGAGGTAGTGGGACCAGTTTGGTGCTTTTTAGATTGGGAAAAGGAGATGGTTTCTGGGTTAAAGCAAAGAAAACAACACAGGTTTTGGTTTGAATacctttttctttgcttttgaaTATGCAGACATGTATTAGAATAGGCAAAGAAATTGATCTGGCTAAGCAATCAACCTTGTGAAGTATAATCTGCATGTGAAAAGCTGCATCATTGATATAATGGCTTTCATTGGTTATTTATGTTGTATTAGGCTAAGTGGAGCATTTTATTATCAAAATAATGTATTAATGTAATAAATACatctataataataataataataataataataataatatatgaatcagcattcattttcttgttttgccCTTGTCTTGCCTTTAATCATCTCCAACTTTCTTGTGCATGAGCCACTTAAGAGCTATGCGATCAACAAACCAAAGATCGGATTGAACATTGATAGAAAAGAAGGCCCATGCTCCGTCGAGCCTGACAAGCCATGGTCCGGGCTGAGCCCCGGCCCATGGTCTTCATTGCCCATTCATGGGCCCATCGCCAGGGAAGCTTCTTTTCAAGCCCAATAGCAAACCATTCTACAGTGCCAACCAGTTCAGGCTGAGCACACCACATTACTAGAATCCCTATAAATACATGGGGTCCCCGCCATAAGAGCCTCGAATAActctccctctttctctctaaattcttcacttctctcactataAATCCAATCATCGTCAACTAAATTAACCGTTAGAGATTTCACAGCCAGTACCACACCGATATCAAGCTTCACGGTCTACATTTAGTATGATCTTTGCAAGGTTATCAAAGGTCACACTCGACAAATCTTGATTGCAGATTTTCGGGTCTACAATTCGACGCCAATCGTGAGGCCTCGACAATCTATTACTAGCTAAGCTCACACTACGTCTCATGACATGACTATGGCAGATAACGTATTGCAAGACTTTGTTGCTCAACTCACCACGCTTGTTGCTAAGCTGGAGGAGAACATGAACACATCCAAAGCTCTAGCAGGGACAATGATCGACGCTCGACTAGCAAACCCCAAGGTCCGGGATGCTCACTAGACGATAGCAGGTCACACGATCGATCTTGTTCAACAAAGCGTCTCTAGAGTTTTAAGTTGAGCTCACAAGTATAAACCACATCGTTAGCTTACACCAAACTAAATCTAATAGTTACATCTTAATATCAAGTGTCGCCACCAATAGATGATATTTTCCTCGACACTTGTAACTAATAATGGTACGAACGAGGGAAAATATCATAGGATAGGTGAATGTTAGGTGTGTACGTGGTAGCTAGGTTGAAATATAATCTTAATTAGCCCACTAAATATTCCTTCATCATCAAATTAATAACAAGTCAACCAAGCAAACCTAACTACTTATTTCGCTGCCCGAATTTGGAGACATGACATTACATTTTttcaaagatatatatatatatacatacacacacactgaCACACACACTATGGTGGTAAATTTGATTTGATGATACACCTAAATATATAGTTGGCACGTGATTACCTGACTACAACTACCATTCCTACTTTGAAGAAATGCAAGTTCATATACCAAAATTATTGGTTGCAATTTATACCAAATTGTCTCTTTCcatctattttttgtttatttatttatagtatttttttttctttcaattactATTCCTAGCTAGCTAGATTTGCTAGATTATGCAtccaatataaaataataaaaaccaaATTATATAAGAGCGTGATATTATTGACCTCCTTCAAAACTTTGTAATGATTTATTGAATTGAGTAAAGATCAATCTTGTTTATAAAATGTTTTAATATTAAGACTCATGAGCATACTAATTAAAGTTGggtagatatatataatatattaccaCTTGTATGTAAAATTACTATGAATTATTCCACAATAGCAATTGAATCTTCTATTAATATGTTATTAATTAATCCAAGATCTAACCATTCATTAGAGCTATAATTGGGCCCAATATGAGCACCTAGTCATCCAAAATGgtcaaaacaaattaaatagagagaagaaaaaaaaatgatgaataatCATCATGTCTTATCAAAGCCCCTATATGTTTCCCAATTATAAGTATCCTATTCCCACCAATATAATGCATATGTGTACACTATAAACACACAATCTATTTCTACATTTGCTGATGTGTATGGCTTTGATAATTCTAAATGTCAATTTTATTGGGTTACTTGCAATATTGGAATGCCTAATGGATTCATTTCATTGGGTATGTCCCCACAAAAACAGATAGATACATTTCTTGTCAAATTAGTTACATGGTCTTTGTTATGCCCTTATCAATATATTAATTGTGGTAAGATACAAGATTCCAATTAATGCCTCCAAGACAATTTGATTTATTTCTTGTACATTTTATGGCCATTTCATCTAGAATCTAAAGTaatttgttttgcttgtatataaattatatatcatGGATGCAGAAATCGGGATTTCTTACCTTGACATTTCAATCCAGCTAAGGTATTGTATACTTTGAACCCTCATCGGGCCTGCACGTATTTATCCGAAAAAATATTCTTAGTTTTTCGCCTTCCTCACTGCTAGAATCTATCACCTCTTTAGTAATACAGAGTGAATACACATCTTACCatctatacttatatatataggcTACTTGATCTTTGGTCAATCATGTTATATGGAAATATCAAGGATTGGATGTTGTGTATAATGTCATCAATTTAATACTTACACATCACAAAAGCTTTGATGCTACTAAAATGGGTAAATAGCTTACAagtctctttcctttattttctcttACTTCCAACTTTCAAGTAGGGGAGGACCAAAGACACCTTTCAATGTTACACTTCATTCTTTTTCTCTAACTTGCCCTCTTTTTCATGGCAGAGTGTTGTTGACTCCTCAAACTCTACTAAATTTcagcacaattttttttaaaaaattttaatgtaATTTGTAATCACCATTAAAATGTCGAATAATTAAAAGAGAACTATTATCTCTGAAGATTAACGATAGGATACCATCTATCCTCTTTTCAAATCGATAGTTTGACTCCTATCTAAACCTATATAGAAAATTTTCATATGTTTGCCTGACATGCACAATCCCCTAAATTATTGTGTGAGTATGTGTTTATCTAACGTATACTTCAAATATAGTGATATTGAATTCCCGTGAAAAAATCATTGTTTAAGGATAAAATATGTGCTAGAGagcaatgatattttttttaacaaaatcctAAGAATCTTTTTTGAATTGGACATTTATTAAAGTAGATACTTTGTTTCAAAGCACCAAACATTCAAGCAATATTATGTGCTTTTCCTCCCCAACCAAGCTTTCCTTACAAATAATTAATCAATATTGGTAAGAATTCATGCTCTCCTTTTCGGAAGTGTGACCtcgcacataaatttttcatgaaTTTGATTGACATGTATAGTTTGTGAACTATTATGCAATCCAAATGAGTTTTATTAGTACATCCGGTAGTTATCAAAAAATCCACTCCATTCACTATAAACCAATATTGTTCAGTTTGAATTATCCAGTTTCCATAGATATATCTGTCCTGCACATCTTTATTCTTCCTGACAgactcacttaatggtacttaggCCTAAGGAAAAGGCATTGGATGTGTGTGAGGATGTGAGATCcttacttataaaccacatcacttgGGTTTACCTAAGAGATGTGGGACAAGTCTTGACACTCCCCACACTTGTAGGTTGAATTATGACAGATCCAATAAATGGACAGGTAGAGGCCCGTCCAACTAGGCCAAGACCTCCTATATCATTTCAGAAAATTCACCATACTCACTATAAATCAATTATCCGATTTCCGTAGATACATCATACCAACACGACTTTATTATTCTTGGGTCGTCTCACTTAAGAATACTTAAGCCCATGAAAAAGACATTTGATGTGTGAGAGGGTGTGAGTCTTTTAACCgttgatttaaaacatataaGACTTGAAGTTGTAAATCTCACTTATCATTTTACTTATTTACACCTTAAAAAAGTGATCATTGTATTAATTCCTTGCTATATAAAAAGTACCTTCCATCTTCCATAGAAGCAGCAGGAGTAGACAAAGCAAAACCCAAAGGCCAAAACAAACACTCCCCAACACAAACAGCCAACCAAAAACTTTCACAAGTCTCCATTAATGACGTAAAAGAAACCTTTCGTGCCCAAAATCCTCCATTGAAAGAAACTCCACCCATTAAACTACAAACCAGAAGAAACCCATTTTAGCTCTGTACTTCAATTCTCTGTTTCTGGAGGGAGAAGAGTGAAACCGAGAATGTGTGTGGGTGCTTTTTAGGTGTCTGTGTATATGCGTATGAAGAGTGAAAGTGGGAGGAAACCTGGGGAAGCCCGGAGAGCACCTGTTGGAGGGTTTACTGGACTGCATCCATGAGGTCACGACCGCGATTGCCTTGGCTAGTAGGATGAACGCCTCCGCTTACAGAGTCGAAACCACTTCTCGTCTTGCACAATGGAGGATCGAAAACTTGGCCTCCTGCACCTACCGGAAATCCGACCCGTTCAAGATCGGGTTATGGAATTGGTGAGATTGCCTTAGCTAAACCAATTCAGGGCCTTTTTCTACCTTCGCATGGTCAAgcttttcgtgaaattttgttCTTATCTTTCTGATGAGCTTTTTGTGGATTTGAAGGCATTTGTCGGTGGAGAGGAACCGAGCTTTGTATGTTAAACTTTACCCAGAAATATCGAATTTGACCAAATACAATCCTCCAATAGCATCTTTCGTCATCAGAGTTGTGACCTGCTCTGTGGGAGATCGAAAGGCCTTTACTCATCCGGGTAATCAGCAAACACTGTTACACTGGAACaagttttcaaattttattattatttataatttgcaactattcttgtgtaatttaaatgTCTGCCCAGTTAAAATTGATTTCTTTTAGCTGTTAGTGGTTGTGGGGAGAGAGTTTTGCTTGAAGTTTGAAGGTTGCCATTTAGAATTTAACAGTCTGTATGTAGTAATCTGTGCTTCATATACAATTTATTTACATGGGTATGAAGTaatttctgtttcaaattgatGTAGCTGGCTAAAGTTCTGATTTTGTAGCTTGTTGGGATGCTATCCGAGATGGATTCTTGTATTTTTGTTGATAACTAGTACTCTTGATTGTGCAAGAGTCTTTATGAGATTGATGTGATATTGTTCCTTTGTTCTTcttattgttctttcttttgttcGTCTTTTCGGTATTTGTTGACGTTGTTAATTGCACATGTGCCAGGGATAACAGACAAGCAGATCAGGAGTACCGACGATTTTGTTTGGGCAGTTGAGGTTCCATTAATAGGGAAGTTCATCATCGACGTTGAATTCCTTGATTTGAAGACTGCATCTCCAGACGTATGTGTTCATTTTCTATCTTGGTGTTCCCACACTGATTGAAAATGATTATTAGTTTGAATGATAATGCACTCTGTTATCCGGGTTGTAATTGTATGTTAACAGTATGATGGTGTTTGTGACTATACGAATGttggatttttaaaaaaatttcttgctATGATTATTACAGGGTGCAGAACCTTGCTCTATCTGGTCCGAAGGGCTTACTCAAATACGGTCACATGCAACAGCGCTTACATCCCTTGGTCGAATGCTAACAGAAAGCATCCACACGGATATAACCATAAATGCTTCCGATGGCAGCATTGGTGCTCATCGTGCTGTTCTTGCTGCACAATCACCTGTTTTCCGCAGCATGTTTTCACATAAcctgaaagagaaagaaatgtcAGCGATAGATATCCCGGACATGTCAATCGAAGCTTGCCAGGCCTTTCTCAATTACATTTATGGAAGCATCCAACACGGAGAATTCCTGATACACAGGCTGGCGCTTCTTCGTGCAGCTGATAAATACGACATCTCTGACTTGAAAGAGGCTTGCCATGAGAGTCTTATGGAAGATATTGACGCAAAGAATGTACTCGAGAGGCTGCAAAATGCATCTCTGTATCAGTTGCCGAAACTGAAGACCAGCTGCATGCGGTATCTTGTTAAGTTCGGTAAGATATTCGACATACGACCTGAGTTCAATGTCTTCTTGCAATGTGCAGACCGAGAACTGATCGCTGAAGTCTTCCACGAGATTCTCAACGCCTGGAAAGGGTTCTAAAAATGAAATAAGAGATAGAAAGttggcatcaattagtcaaaaTTGCTTCTGCCATTCAATGATCTCCAAGGCTTATAACTACCCCAACATCTTAATCAATCCCTGTTTTGGGAACTGAAGTTCATTGaatcaaaagaaaagataataatattatatgaaGTTCCACTCCTTAAATTTCCAAGATGAATTAGCAGATGAGGAATAAAGTAAACTTGCAGGAAATGTTATGGAAGGCACACACAGCCTAGATCATACAATAAGCTTCATTGAGAGCCTAGTTTTGCAGAAATAGAAAACTAGATAAGATTTGGCACAAAAAGCAGGGAAAGATGTGTAATGAATACAAGATTTCTCCTCTACTAGCTAAAACaagtacaaaaagaaaaaaaaaaaagatgggtATGCTTTAGATTTTGGAACACATACTTGTTATTGAATTCAAGGAGGATAAAACTCACCTTCAAGGCTTAACAAAATACTCAGGTGTAGCCTTCTTTCTATGAGGAGAACAGGTAGACAAAGTAGTTATTTGTGAGAGAATGGATAGAATATGGAAGGGAAtattattgggatctttatGTTCTGTATTTTGTTGCATTTCTAAATGAGTATATAATGGCCCAACAAGGCCCAACAAGTACAAGCCCAGTAGACTCGTCAAAAATTTAGATTGGCCCAATATGACCTTTTTATGGCAAGGGAGGCCCATTAATTGCTCTGTTTTCATGCAAGATAAGATAAAACCTCTGTAAATGTTGAAAATCTAGGCATATATTGAAATCCATGGGACAAAACCAGTTATGGTAATTGGTAAATGGTAAGTCTGTAAACTGTGAAAGTGTGTAACCCTATCTTTAGCTTTCTCTCGATATATACCTACGAACATCAGCTTTCGTATGCAGCCACCCTCATTTCAGCAACGGTGATGCAAGTGTCCTTGCTAAAATACATGGTGGTGTTGAAAAAGAGGGTTGTGTTTTGCCATTGATTGCATCAGTAGACTTTGAATTCTCTGTAGCAGGATTCCAGAGGGCATGACAAGAGATGATAAGATCTGATGCCCTCTGGATTCCCTCTACCAGGAAATTCAAGCCGCCTTCTTTAATTTGTTCCCCCATCAAGCAGAAGCATGTCTGGGTTTGGCAACTTTGTCAGCAGACTTGGATTCTCTGGTAGCTGGATTCCAGAGGGCGATAGTGAATTCTGCTTCCCTTTGGACTCCATCTAACAGGAAATTCAAGCCTTCTGCTTCAGTTTTGATTGCAAAACTAACTACTACATGGTAAGACTGTTTTCGGATTTTGCAGAGCTGATTTGGaacaaaactagaaaaaagatgaaggaaagatttgatttttaattgcTATGCTCATGTTTATTTTCATCTGACTATGAATTTGTGGTGGTTTTTATTCATGAACTCAATTGAGCGATCTTGGTTTTTCTTGCTGGTGATTGTTCTGTCATCTAGTCTGCTGTTTGCTTAGATCCTCTCAAAGACTATCAAGGAAAGAATCAATAGGTGCAATAAAAGGTTGTGTGCAAGATAGAAGTATTGAGTAATAAATCAACCACTCGAATAATAATCTAGTTAAAGCTAACTGTATAGATTTGAAAGTTCTTGTGTTCGATTTCCCATGGCAGCAATACCTGAGGCCACTCGGACTCGGTTACCCAAAAAAGGAGTAATAAATCACTCTGATGTTATGAAGAGCAGGAAGTGATATTTAGCTTTTTTAAGCACAAACAATGGCAGCTGCCACTCTAGCTATAATAATCTTTGACCAACAAgactaaagaagaagaatatatgACTCTACATTTCATTCtgcttattttttaagaaaaataaaaaatgcattgcACTCTCCAATCTGTTTAAAAAATTGCTGATGCAAGAACAAACAAAGGGAGGAGAATCATGAAATTCCTTATTGGGGCATCATATGCAGCATTAGGAAGCCTTGGGTAGTCCTCTGGCAGTGGCATCACACATTCATCACCATTAAAGAGAATTCTTCTTGGGAGAGCCCATCCTGCTTTGAAAGTGAATATCCCTTCATCTTTGTGGAGTAACACTTCACTCTGTACATTTCCATTCTCTCCTGATTGTAGTAGCATGTCATTGTAGTACTTGATCCCCCAAAACATCCCGCTATCGTCTGCCAAGATAGATTCGACAAAACTCACTCAGTACTACCATCGATTTAATCTACGACTGGGTGTTACTGTTAAATgtaagttgtatatatatataacttactACAAGAACTAAGTAATTTTATTGGGAGTTTGAATGAACTTACTGATATAGCTATATTGGTCAAGAGGTTTGTAGTTGAAGCTGAAAACTTGTGTCAAACTTTGCAAGTTGGGATGCACCACCACCAAGTTCCACTGAGAATAATTCTTGATCACATTTAGGTTATCAATTGTAATCTTAACCCGCCAATACTCCTTGTAACTTTGTTTCACATGCCAGTGCACCTTAATCGGGCACATGTTTTGCGAACACCTCAACATTGGCGCAGGCTCTTCGTTGGGGTCGTGACTTTTAAGCAACAGCGGTGCTTCACCAGGCCTGGATGTTTAGGAATAGTGCCAAGTATAGTTTAGTTTAATATCAATTGGCGAAACTGAAATCACATAATTGATTTCCAACAAATATGCCTCGTAAATTCATGTAGCCGATCACAAAATGTTCGGGATTAAGATTTCAACTGTTAGCCTATTACCACTAGATAATGATGCAAGTAGTAGTTCTTACTTGACACAGCTTTGTGCATGTTGCTCTTCGCAGCCACAACTACATAACGGGCAGGGAACAATCGTATCATTGTAGAAAGCAGACAAGGAAACACAACATTTTGGGGAGGATGATGCCGCAAATTGGGAGTACATGCAGGTGACATTCCATGTACCTGCAGAGAACACATGCGCCATCTCTAGTTCAAGAATGATCTCCATGGCTAACTACTGTCTATTTCATTACAGAAACTAGGTGCGAGAAAAGTAAGTGATCTTACTGAGAGCTTGTGTTCGTCGACGCCCTGTACCAACACTAAATTTGCTAGATGGAACCTTAACTGCATTGCCACAGGTATAACCAGGAACCACGAGGGAGATGTTATGTGGCATCAGAAACTGTGAATAGGTCTCATCGCCACCGACGTCCATCTCGAAAGTGGCACCATATTTTGAAGGGTCTTGTGTCATGGAAGATAACACACCTCCTTTACAACAATTCTGAGATTGCATGTTGTAAGGGGCTCCAGGTAAAAGATCAACAATCACCGGCTGCTTCTCACAACAATGAGGAAGCTGTCCAGTCCTAAATGCAGAGCAATTGCCCTGCTCCGTGGCCTCCGCACCCCGCATTGCCCAAATTACCTCAGACCCACTCCACATCCACTGTAGCTTCCAGCCAGGCTCATCGACATGGTGATAGAGATAGTAGTTAAATATTGACACCCTCacctgaaaattttgaagaaagtTGACATAAACGGATCAGGAAATGCACACTCAGTCACACAAACACAATAGACACTTACACATTGCAACTTGCAAGAGTTCTTTTACCaaatttctcttgaactttgAATGACAAACACCAACAGATCACTCTCCATtaagcatttcaagaatgtattttttttccattcacgcataagaaaaagaaaagaagatgccCAATTTCTGTAGGTAGATTCATCAAGGCCTTTCACTCACTCTATTTGTTGTGAGACATAAATTGGGTTGGGCCAAAGCCCATATTGTCACAGAGTGGAACCCACCAGTTTGATTAATTCAATCCAAACACCCACATGAACAATCAGACAAACAAGTAGATTCTGCCTTTCTGCACTCAAAACTGATTGAAACTCAAATACATATAAACTATTTTGGGGTAGGTAATTGGAAGTGAAGGTTCGAACTTGGGTACTACCCAGGTCGAGTATATGCCTTAAATAACTCAGTTGAGGGGTGCTTGGCTCAACGCCTATGACACCACTCGGCCATTGCTTCCTAGAACTTCACAGCACTCAATGCTCCCCTCTTTTCAAATTTACAAAGCATAGAAAAGATTACAGGAAGAAAGAGAGCTCTTCTTTTATCTGCCCTAATCAAATTCTCTTATCAGCATTGTCCCCAATTAttccaaaaagagaagaaaaactgtACAGAAATGATTAACACATCTTACAGAATTTGTGACACTATTCGATTGCATGAGATCCCATTTGATTGTTACGTTGCCGTACGGATCCAAGGAATCATACCCACCTGCATTTCAATcaaaaattccacaaaatccaaTCAAAGATTCGAACTTTTTTAGTGTAATTAACAAAAGCAAGCATCTTTCTGATCAGAAAACTAAGGGTACCCTACAAGATGGTGATATgaaagagaggagaatcaaaaccaaaagcaCCATAATCACTGATCTTCAAttgtaaaaccctaaaatcaatAAAGAAATCAGTCACTAAATTAAAATTACAATCAGTACTAAATACACAG includes the following:
- the LOC119989712 gene encoding uncharacterized protein LOC119989712, which produces MLPLPRPPPRPLSSPQPLSPNETQGTPLFHNQIVISKQPRNQLSPAVPLSPNETQGTPLFHNQIVISKQPRNQLSPAVRSPDPVINKLGEQTTLRHPQPRRTNPIIWFCAILCLIFSLILIFFGIATLITFLVVKPRIPVFDTPNAILSTIYFDSPEYFNGDFTLLANFSNPNRKIDVRFKYADIELYFSDKLVATQGSQPFTLRRGETRLESVHMISSLVYLPQKFATELRMQVQSNRVKYNVRATFKVTATLGLLHFSYRLHGRCEIEMTGPPTGILVARSCKTKR
- the LOC119989714 gene encoding BTB/POZ domain-containing protein At1g55760-like, with protein sequence MNASAYRVETTSRLAQWRIENLASCTYRKSDPFKIGLWNWHLSVERNRALYVKLYPEISNLTKYNPPIASFVIRVVTCSVGDRKAFTHPGITDKQIRSTDDFVWAVEVPLIGKFIIDVEFLDLKTASPDGAEPCSIWSEGLTQIRSHATALTSLGRMLTESIHTDITINASDGSIGAHRAVLAAQSPVFRSMFSHNLKEKEMSAIDIPDMSIEACQAFLNYIYGSIQHGEFLIHRLALLRAADKYDISDLKEACHESLMEDIDAKNVLERLQNASLYQLPKLKTSCMRYLVKFGKIFDIRPEFNVFLQCADRELIAEVFHEILNAWKGF
- the LOC119989713 gene encoding COBRA-like protein 6, which produces MVLLVLILLSFISPSCGYDSLDPYGNVTIKWDLMQSNSVTNSVRVSIFNYYLYHHVDEPGWKLQWMWSGSEVIWAMRGAEATEQGNCSAFRTGQLPHCCEKQPVIVDLLPGAPYNMQSQNCCKGGVLSSMTQDPSKYGATFEMDVGGDETYSQFLMPHNISLVVPGYTCGNAVKVPSSKFSVGTGRRRTQALSTWNVTCMYSQFAASSSPKCCVSLSAFYNDTIVPCPLCSCGCEEQHAQSCVKPGEAPLLLKSHDPNEEPAPMLRCSQNMCPIKVHWHVKQSYKEYWRVKITIDNLNVIKNYSQWNLVVVHPNLQSLTQVFSFNYKPLDQYSYINDSGMFWGIKYYNDMLLQSGENGNVQSEVLLHKDEGIFTFKAGWALPRRILFNGDECVMPLPEDYPRLPNAAYDAPIRNFMILLPLFVLASAIF